ATGCGCATTGATACCTCCGGAGAGCCGGTTGGTCTTGCGCTCAAAGAATAATGGGATTAAAAGCTCGCCAGCTGACTGGTAGAGTGAAAGAAATGGTTAACGGCGGGTGCGGTCTCGCGCGGCGGTTCCAGGCGGACTTTTTCCTTGCGTTCGATCTGAACGATGCGCCCGGCGTGTATGACAATCTCAACCGCGCCGTACTGGA
The DNA window shown above is from Gammaproteobacteria bacterium and carries:
- a CDS encoding YezD family protein, with protein sequence MPEPHDLADTNTGEVAQAAARVLRALEGIQYGAVEIVIHAGRIVQIERKEKVRLEPPRETAPAVNHFFHSTSQLASF